Proteins co-encoded in one Gossypium arboreum isolate Shixiya-1 chromosome 11, ASM2569848v2, whole genome shotgun sequence genomic window:
- the LOC108458096 gene encoding leucine-rich repeat receptor-like serine/threonine-protein kinase BAM1, whose product MKFLLLLLLFLLLRISHSSAARAVSEFRALLDAKSSITDDPQSYLSNWNESTSLCSFTGVTCDHTGHHVTSIDLTNFNLSGTLSPSFSYLRFLRNFSVAANQLSGPIPTELAALSALRYLNLSNNVFGGSFPSQLSQLKNLRVIDLYNNNMTGDLPVSVTELPKLRHLHLGGNFFSGQIPSSYGRWEHLEYLAVSGNELSGKIPPEIGNLTMLQQLYIGYYNSFEGGLPPEMGNLSELVRFDAANCMLSGEIPPEIGKLQKLDTLFLQVNALSGSLTPELGTLKSLKSMDLSNNMLTGEIPQSFSELKNLTLLNLFRNKLHGQIPEFIGELPDLQVLQLWENNFTGSIPQTLGSNRKLQLLDLSSNKLTGNLPPDMCSGNTLQTLIALGNFLFGPIPEALGKCESLNRIRMGENFLNGSIPKGLFELPNLTQVELQNNYLTGEFLVTDSPISVNLGQISLSNNQLSGALPASIGNFSGVQKLLLDGNKFSGRIPAEIGKLQQLSKMDFSHNKLSGPVAPEISKCKLLTFVDLSRNELSGEIPTEITGLRILNYLNLSRNHLIGTLPSSIATMQSLTSVDFSYNNLSGLVPGTGQFSYFNYTSFLGNPQLCGPYLRPCKDGANGTDQTHVKGGLSASLKLLLVIGLLVCSILFAVAAIIKARSLKKARKSRAWKLTAFQRLDFTCDDVLDCLKEDNIIGKGGAGIVYKGLMPNGDQVAVKRLPAMSRGSSHDHGFNAEIQTLGRIRHRHIVRLLGFCSNHETNLLLYEYMPNGSLGEVLHGKKGGHLHWDTRYKIAVEAAKGLCYLHHDCSPLILHRDVKSNNILLDSDYEAHVADFGLAKFLQDSGTSECMSAIAGSYGYIAPEYAYTLKVDEKSDVYSFGVVLLELVSGRKPVGEFGDGVDIVQWVQKTTNSNKEGVLKILDPRLSSVPLHEVMHVFYVAMLCVEEQAVERPTMREVVQILTEVPKPPNSKQQQGDSTITAESSPISQPTILESPRDATTKEPKDQHTPPPDLLSI is encoded by the exons ATGAAGTTTCTCCTCCTCCTCCTACTGTTTCTTCTCCTCCGCATTTCCCATTCCTCCGCCGCACGAGCCGTCTCGGAGTTTCGCGCGCTTCTTGATGCTAAATCCTCCATTACCGATGACCCTCAATCTTATCTATCCAACTGGAATGAAAGTACATCGCTTTGCTCTTTTACCGGTGTCACGTGCGACCATACCGGTCATCACGTGACATCCATCGACCTCACTAACTTCAACTTGTCCGGAACTCTTTCCCCGTCCTTTTCCTACCTCCGTTTTCTCCGAAACTTCTCCGTCGCAGCCAACCAGCTTTCCGGTCCAATCCCGACCGAACTCGCCGCCCTTTCTGCTCTCCGTTATCTCAACCTCTCCAACAATGTTTTCGGCGGTTCTTTCCCTTCCCAACTTTCCCAACTCAAAAACCTCCGAGTAATCGATTTATATAATAACAACATGACTGGGGACTTGCCGGTTTCCGTCACTGAGCTTCCCAAGTTACGCCACCTGCATTTGGGAGGAAACTTTTTCAGCGGTCAGATCCCGTCAAGTTACGGCCGTTGGGAGCACCTTGAATATCTAGCCGTTTCAGGTAACGAACTTAGCGGTAAAATCCCACCCGAAATTGGTAACTTGACAATGTTACAGCAGTTGTACATTGGCTATTACAATAGTTTTGAAGGTGGTTTGCCCCCTGAAATGGGGAACTTATCAGAACTCGTTCGGTTCGACGCCGCTAACTGCATGTTATCCGGCGAAATACCACCAGAGATCGGCAAGTTACAGAAGCTCGACACTTTGTTTCTCCAAGTCAATGCACTCTCTGGTTCGTTAACTCCCGAGCTGGGAACCTTAAAAAGCTTGAAATCAATGGATTTATCGAACAATATGCTGACTGGAGAGATTCCACAGAGTTTCTCTGAACTCAAAAACTTGACTCTTCTGAATCTTTTCAGAAACAAACTTCACGGGCAGATTCCAGAGTTTATCGGTGAGTTGCCTGACTTGCAGGTTTTACAGTTATGGGAAAATAACTTCACAGGAAGCATTCCTCAGACGTTGGGAAGTAATAGAAAGCTTCAGCTCCTAGACCTTTCGTCAAATAAGCTAACGGGGAATTTGCCGCCGGATATGTGTTCCGGCAACACGTTGCAGACTTTGATTGCTTTGGGGAATTTCTTGTTTGGTCCAATTCCAGAAGCGTTGGGGAAATGCGAGTCGCTCAATCGGATTCGAATGGGGGAAAATTTTCTCAACGGATCAATTCCAAAAGGGCTATTCGAATTACCAAACCTTACTCAAGTTGAATTGCAAAACAACTACTTAACCGGGGAGTTCTTGGTTACCGATTCTCCCATTTCGGTGAATCTTGGTCAAATTAGTTTATCGAACAATCAGCTTTCAGGGGCTTTACCGGCCAGTATCGGTAACTTTTCAGGTGTTCAGAAGCTTCTTCTTGACGGAAACAAGTTTTCGGGTCGAATCCCAGCTGAGATTGGGAAGTTACAACAACTTTCGAAGATGGATTTCAGCCATAACAAGCTTTCAGGTCCGGTGGCTCCTGAAATTAGCAAATGCAAGCTATTAACATTTGTTGATCTTAGTCGAAACGAGCTCTCGGGTGAGATTCCAACTGAGATTACAGGTCTGAGGATACTAAACTACCTCAATCTGTCAAGAAATCATCTTATTGGTACCCTTCCTTCATCAATAGCTACAATGCAAAGTTTAACTTCAGTTGATTTCTCATACAACAATCTCTCTGGTTTGGTTCCGGGCACTGGTCAGTTTAGTTACTTTAACTACACCTCATTCTTGGGGAATCCTCAACTTTGCGGCCCGTATTTAAGGCCATGCAAGGATGGGGCTAATGGAACTGATCAAACTCATGTTAAAGGTGGACTGTCTGCTTCCTTGAAGCTTTTGCTTGTTATTGGCTTGCTTGTCTGCTCCATCTTGTTTGCAGTCGCAGCTATAATCAAAGCAAGGTCCTTGAAAAAGGCGAGAAAGTCTCGAGCTTGGAAGTTAACTGCTTTTCAGCGCTTGGATTTcacttgtgatgatgtgttggaCTGTTTGAAGGAGGATAATATCATCGGAAAAGGAGGTGCTGGGATTGTGTACAAGGGACTTATGCCTAATGGTGATCAGGTTGCGGTGAAAAGGTTACCAGCAATGAGCCGAGGGTCTTCTCATGATCATGGATTCAATGCTGAGATACAGACACTGGGGAGGATTAGGCACAGGCACATCGTGAGACTGTTGGGCTTTTGCTCAAACCATGAGACAAATCTTTTGTTGTATGAATATATGCCTAATGGAAGTTTAGGAGAGGTTCTTCATGGCAAGAAAGGGGGTCATTTGCACTGGGATACGAGGTATAAGATCGCGGTTGAGGCTGCTAAGGGGCTATGCTACCTTCATCATGATTGTTCCCCGTTGATACTCCATCGAGACGTGAAATCAAACAACATCCTCCTTGACTCTGATTATGAAGCACATGTTGCTGATTTTGGCCTTGCTAAATTTCTACAAGATTCGGGCACATCCGAATGTATGTCTGCCATAGCTGGTTCATATGGATACATCGCTCCAG AATATGCGTACACGCTGAAGGTGGATGAGAAGAGTGATGTGTATAGCTTTGGTGTAGTCCTCTTAGAACTTGTCAGTGGTAGAAAACCAGTGGGTGAATTTGGTGATGGTGTGGACATTGTTCAATGGGTTCAAAAAACAACCAATTCAAACAAGGAAGGGGTTCTCAAAATCCTTGACCCTAGACTGTCTTCGGTTCCCCTCCACGAGGTAATGCATGTATTCTACGTTGCGATGCTCTGCGTCGAAGAACAAGCTGTAGAGAGGCCAACAATGAGGGAAGTGGTTCAAATTCTAACAGAGGTTCCTAAACCACCCAACTCAAAGCAGCAGCAGGGAGACTCCACAATCACTGCTGAGTCCTCACCAATATCACAACCCACAATTCTAGAGTCTCCTAGAGATGCAACAACAAAGGAACCAAAAGACCAACACACTCCACCACCTGATCTTCTTAGCATTTaa